A window of Phyllobacterium sp. T1293 contains these coding sequences:
- a CDS encoding HD domain-containing protein, producing the protein MSISIGGISIPDTKLARGVTELVRDTASELLFNHSSRVYYFGAIAGQQKGLKFDRELLYTGAMFHDMGLTHQHSSADERFEVDGANAAREFLRGHGIAQADIDTVWTAIALHTTPGIPKHMHPVVALVTAGVEMDVLGLTYKQYSDAEREAVVKAFPRSDHFKEDIIQAFYDGIKHKPDTTFGNVKADVLADKDPHFHRGNFCDVIRCSHWKA; encoded by the coding sequence ATGTCCATATCCATTGGCGGTATCAGCATTCCCGATACGAAGCTTGCGCGAGGCGTCACCGAGCTGGTGCGCGACACGGCTTCGGAACTGCTCTTCAACCATTCAAGCCGCGTCTATTATTTCGGTGCGATTGCCGGACAGCAGAAGGGGCTGAAGTTCGATCGTGAGCTGCTTTATACGGGCGCAATGTTCCATGATATGGGCCTGACGCATCAGCACAGCAGTGCCGATGAGCGGTTCGAGGTGGATGGTGCCAATGCGGCACGGGAATTTTTGCGCGGTCATGGCATCGCGCAGGCGGATATCGATACGGTGTGGACCGCGATTGCCTTGCATACAACGCCCGGAATCCCCAAGCACATGCATCCTGTTGTGGCACTTGTGACTGCCGGCGTGGAGATGGATGTGCTGGGTCTGACCTACAAGCAATACAGCGATGCGGAGCGGGAGGCGGTGGTCAAGGCGTTCCCACGCAGTGACCACTTCAAGGAAGATATCATTCAGGCGTTCTATGACGGCATCAAGCACAAGCCCGATACCACTTTCGGCAACGTCAAGGCTGATGTGCTTGCGGACAAAGACCCGCATTTCCATCGCGGCAATTTCTGCGATGTGATCCGCTGTTCGCACTGGAAGGCGTGA